Genomic DNA from Clostridium sp. BJN0013:
TTGCACCAGAATCTGTTGGTGCTGTAAAATTTGATCATCATCCTGGATTTGGCTTTAAAAGTGGGGATGAACTTTTTAAAAGCCAGATGTCTTTTTAAATATTTCATATTATTCATAAATAGTTAATTAATATGCCATTAAGTTGTAACAAATACTACATATAATTATAAGTATCCTAAGGAAGCAAGCCTTAGTTTAAATAGATAGTTTATAAATTAATGTCCCCAAGTGTAAATTTAAACTGGTGTCTGTAGTTGCAGGGCACTTTAAACTTAAATGCAACTGCCAGAAGTTCGTATACTAAATAATAGTCTCCTTTAAAAATAATGTTATTAAAAGTAAGTACCCGTCATCTAGGGTACTTACTTTTGTTTTGGAGTAGAAAGAGATGGATGCAAACCTACCTTTTCTGATTTTTAATATTTAATATTAAGTTGATCCTTCAAATCAATTTTCTTTTTTCCAGCTGTCTTTAAGTATTTTGTTTAATGTTCCTGGTCTTAAATTTTACCTTTTTTAGTTGAATGGATGAAATGTTTATGTGAACTGACTTATCTTCTTCAGAGTGAGAAATAAACACTATTATGTACATGGATAAGTGATTCTGAGGTTCAGATGGAGAAAAGCATTTCTCATAAGCAAACTCTACCTGAACCTAAGAATAACTTGATTTTATAAATTACTTAACGGAAGCTATTATCTGTATTGTTATCCACTATCTTTGCATCACCATTTGAGTTTATACGAGCTTCTTCTCTTTTTAGTTTCTCATCCACTTTCCTTGTTTCTTCGATTTCACGTTTATGAGCAGATACCTCTCCAGTTACCACGGTGTGTTTATCCACATTGACCTGTTCTTCACTGACTGGAATACGTATAGTTTTTTCATCACTAATAGGTGTATCACTGGATTTATTATCTATTGCTCTTCTTTCGATAACAACTTCTTCACGAGTAACTGGAACATCAACTGCTTTTTGTTCCTCAACAATTTCTTTGCTTAGTTCAACTTCACCCTTTGCAACTTTGTTTTTATTTATATCAAGTTCTTCCTTATGAAGTGTAAGTTTTCCATCATCTTCACTTTTCTTATCATTGTCATTACCTGAAATATTGTCAAATAG
This window encodes:
- a CDS encoding YsnF/AvaK domain-containing protein; the protein is MMGLFDNISGNDNDKKSEDDGKLTLHKEELDINKNKVAKGEVELSKEIVEEQKAVDVPVTREEVVIERRAIDNKSSDTPISDEKTIRIPVSEEQVNVDKHTVVTGEVSAHKREIEETRKVDEKLKREEARINSNGDAKIVDNNTDNSFR